From the genome of Winogradskyella forsetii, one region includes:
- a CDS encoding oligosaccharide flippase family protein, translated as MGIVLNQSFKNTLTTYLGFGIGAINTLFLYTNFLTDQYYGLVAFLLSAANIMMPFMAFGVHNAIVKFYSTFKSKNSINSFLTLMLFLPLLFIIPTVFIGFFAYDTIVEWLSNENRIVENYIWHIFVLAVSMAYFEIFFAWTKVQMQTVFGNLMKEIFHRVCIMFLLVGVNLDWLSVDQFIIALVGVYVLRMLIMKLYAYSVRFPKLKFQKLENQFSIMKYSGLMIIAGSVAMLILDIDKFMIGLMLPDIEQVAYYSVAIFIATVIAVPQRAMHQIMLPLTAKYLNEKDHLSLEDLYRRSSMTLLVVSGFIFLLIILNINQLYEILPKEFTGGLFVVLIVSLAKLYDNSLGNNNAILFNSDYYRMVLFFGVLLAIMAIVLNAVFIPIYGIEGSAFATFLAVFIYNTIKIIFVKRKFNMLPFTMGSVKIVIVLIVLSVAFYFWEFPFHPILNITLKSALIGFVYLIMIYKLNVSLDISSQIRKYLRLK; from the coding sequence ATGGGAATCGTATTAAACCAATCTTTTAAAAACACCTTAACCACCTATTTAGGTTTCGGGATTGGAGCCATTAATACGCTTTTTCTTTACACCAATTTTTTAACAGACCAATATTATGGCTTGGTCGCTTTTTTACTTTCAGCAGCGAATATTATGATGCCTTTTATGGCATTTGGAGTTCATAATGCCATTGTAAAGTTCTATTCCACTTTTAAATCAAAAAATAGTATCAATAGTTTTCTGACCTTGATGTTGTTTCTGCCACTACTGTTTATAATCCCAACTGTTTTTATTGGTTTTTTTGCCTATGATACTATTGTAGAATGGCTTTCAAATGAAAACCGAATCGTAGAAAATTACATTTGGCATATTTTTGTTTTGGCGGTGTCTATGGCTTATTTCGAAATCTTTTTTGCATGGACCAAAGTGCAAATGCAAACCGTTTTTGGAAACTTGATGAAAGAGATTTTTCATAGAGTCTGTATTATGTTTTTACTGGTTGGCGTGAATTTAGATTGGCTCTCAGTGGACCAATTTATCATCGCCCTCGTTGGAGTCTATGTTTTACGAATGCTTATCATGAAACTTTATGCGTATTCGGTAAGGTTCCCAAAGTTAAAATTTCAGAAATTAGAGAATCAATTTTCAATTATGAAGTATTCTGGCTTAATGATTATTGCGGGTTCAGTTGCCATGTTAATTCTCGATATCGATAAGTTTATGATTGGCCTAATGTTACCGGATATTGAACAGGTCGCTTATTACAGTGTTGCTATATTTATTGCTACGGTTATTGCGGTCCCACAACGAGCCATGCACCAAATTATGTTACCTCTAACGGCTAAGTATCTCAATGAAAAAGATCATTTGTCTTTAGAAGATTTGTACAGACGCAGTTCTATGACGCTTTTGGTGGTCAGTGGTTTTATCTTCTTGTTGATTATTTTAAATATCAATCAGTTGTATGAGATTCTGCCGAAGGAATTTACAGGAGGTCTTTTTGTTGTCTTAATTGTTAGTTTAGCAAAACTCTATGACAACAGCTTAGGAAATAATAATGCTATATTATTCAACAGTGATTATTATAGGATGGTCTTGTTTTTTGGGGTTTTATTGGCGATTATGGCCATTGTTTTGAATGCTGTTTTTATTCCTATTTATGGCATCGAAGGTTCAGCATTTGCAACATTTTTAGCTGTTTTTATTTATAACACGATCAAAATTATATTTGTAAAGCGGAAATTTAATATGTTACCGTTTACAATGGGCTCGGTAAAGATTGTTATAGTATTGATAGTGTTGTCAGTGGCTTTTTACTTTTGGGAATTTCCATTTCATCCCATACTGAATATCACTTTGAAATCTGCATTAATCGGTTTTGTTTATTTAATTATGATTTACAAATTGAATGTTTCTTT
- a CDS encoding glycosyltransferase family 4 protein, with product MRFLPSQEFRMGKKQILIITYYWPPAGGPGVQRWLKFVKYLPEFGLEPIVYCPENPNYPIVDESLVNEIPDSITILKHHIKEPYSLAGWLSKGRSKKISSGVIPQAKKQTLVEKAMLYIRGNYFIPDARKNWVSPSVEFLSNYIKEHEIKTIITTGPPHSLHLIGLRLKAILDVKWLADFRDPWTTIGYHKDLKLTEVSKAKHLELEHNVLNSADEIIVTSNHTKNEFRTKTKQPISVITNGYDSHTISVEKKDELFTLSHIGSLLSERNPVVLWETISELIRENESFSEAFKLQLIGVVSDDVIESIYKNGLKDHVDVIGYVNHEKAIKFQMTSQLLLLIEIDSEDTKAIIPGKVFEYLISETPILAIGPKDADVEQIIKSTNTGVYFNYNQKVELKAQILSYFEAFQNNSLNVNAIGLQPYSRKALTEKLANLIKHC from the coding sequence ATGAGATTCCTGCCTTCGCAGGAATTTAGGATGGGCAAAAAACAGATTCTAATCATAACATACTATTGGCCACCAGCTGGAGGTCCTGGCGTACAACGTTGGTTGAAATTTGTAAAATACTTGCCAGAGTTTGGTCTTGAGCCAATTGTCTATTGTCCAGAAAATCCAAATTATCCTATTGTTGACGAAAGTTTGGTTAACGAAATTCCAGATAGCATTACCATTTTAAAACACCATATTAAAGAACCTTACAGTCTGGCTGGCTGGTTGTCCAAAGGTCGTTCTAAAAAAATCAGTTCTGGCGTTATTCCTCAAGCTAAAAAGCAAACCTTAGTTGAAAAAGCGATGCTCTATATTAGGGGAAATTATTTTATTCCAGATGCGAGGAAAAATTGGGTAAGCCCTTCGGTTGAATTTCTTTCAAATTATATAAAAGAACACGAAATAAAAACCATAATTACCACAGGGCCACCTCACAGTTTACATTTAATTGGCTTACGGTTAAAAGCAATATTGGATGTGAAGTGGCTTGCAGATTTCAGAGACCCATGGACAACCATTGGCTACCATAAAGATTTAAAATTGACAGAAGTTTCAAAAGCAAAACATTTGGAATTAGAGCATAACGTTCTAAATTCAGCTGATGAAATCATCGTTACAAGTAATCATACCAAAAACGAATTCCGAACCAAAACCAAGCAACCGATTTCAGTAATTACCAATGGTTATGATTCCCATACTATTAGCGTAGAAAAAAAGGACGAGTTGTTTACCTTATCTCATATTGGCTCATTATTGTCTGAAAGAAACCCTGTGGTTTTGTGGGAAACGATTTCAGAATTAATAAGGGAGAATGAATCTTTTTCAGAAGCTTTTAAATTACAATTGATTGGTGTGGTTAGCGATGATGTTATAGAATCGATTTACAAAAATGGACTGAAAGATCACGTTGACGTAATTGGTTATGTAAATCATGAGAAAGCCATAAAATTTCAAATGACATCACAATTATTGTTGTTAATTGAAATCGACTCCGAAGACACTAAAGCCATCATACCAGGAAAAGTTTTTGAATATCTGATTTCTGAAACACCAATTTTAGCTATTGGCCCAAAAGATGCTGATGTGGAACAAATTATAAAGTCCACCAACACAGGAGTGTATTTTAATTACAACCAAAAAGTAGAATTAAAAGCACAAATCTTATCTTATTTCGAAGCCTTTCAAAACAACAGCTTAAACGTAAATGCGATAGGTTTACAACCTTATAGTAGAAAAGCATTGACTGAAAAATTGGCGAATTTGATTAAACATTGTTAG